The region AGGAAAGGACAGCAGTCCCGAAGCGATCCGCGACTTAAGCTCAGCTGGTGACAATGGATTCCTCCCATGAAGTAATATGATGTTCATGGGAAAGTCATATGATGACTTTTCGCGAGAGTCAACGGCCGCTGTTATCTTCTCCCGTCGTTCGGCGGACGGTCAGTGCACGATAGCGCTTGATCCCGGTTACCAGGTGACGACGCATCGCCTCGCGCGCCTTGTCCGGATCACGGGCGAGAATGGCATCGGCGATTTCTCTGTGCTCCTCGAGAATCGGTTGGTCGCGACTGGGCAGCGGATCGACCCCGCCCATCACCGTCTTGAACTTCACGCGTGGGATCATGCGCCGGCCGACATGTTCAAGGAAGGCTTTGAACCTGGCGTTGTTCGTTGCTGCGGCAATTGCCATGTGAAACTGGAAATCCGCCTCGTCCGTGGGTTTGCCTTGCGCCGCCAGCTCGGCGAATTTGTCCACTTGGGCCAGGATCTCGGCCTCCTGCGCCGGAGAGCTGCGCGCTGCCGCAAGCCCGGCCGCCTCGACCTCTATGCCGATGCGAAGCTCAAGTTCTTCAATGATGTCGGAGATCTTGCTGGTCTCGTCTGTAAATAGTTTGAGCCCCTCGTCGGCCGGTTTCGGGCCAATGACAAAAACGCCGGCACCCTGCCGCGACTCCACCAATCCGTCGGCCCGGAGCGCTGCGATAGCTTCCCGGATCACCGTACGGCTATATCCGAATCTTTCTATGAGTGCAGGCTCGGTCGGCAACTTGTCACCTGGCGCGTAGAACCCAGCCTCGATCTGTCCACGTAGCGCGTCTGCGACGTGAGAGGCAAACGACTTGCGGGACGTTCGATGTTCGACCTGCTGCATAGGTCCTCCACATTTCCTAAGGTTATGACATCCATACTCTCAGCCAGCGAGAAATGCGAGCCCATCATATGAAATCGGATGAATGTCTTGCATTTGGCCATATTCATCATATGCTTCCAATCGATCAAACAGACTGTGCTTGGCGCGAACGCCAGCTTGTGAACGGCGGCGAGGTCAACCGGACGACGGCTGGAATGCTCACCTCCGCATCCTGCTCTGAGCTGCGTCAGTTCCGTTTCCAAATCTAATCGGCACGGGCTCCAGCGAGGTAAGCCGGATATTCTGGTGCAACCATTGTTGTGTTGACTCATCTCCAGCAGCGAGTATCTTGTAGAGATTGGTATGACCACCTGGCCAGCTTACCGCGCCAGCGGAACCGCAGACAAGGAAGATGATGTTTTCTGCCGTTGAATCGCGCCGTCTGTACCGACAGGTGGCGGATCAGATGCGAGGGCTAATCGAGCGGGGCGAATTGGAGGCCGGCTCCAGGCTTCCGGCCGAGCGCGAGCTGGCGCAGATGTTCGGCGTGTCTCGTCCGACCGTCCGGGAAGCGCTGATCGT is a window of Sinorhizobium numidicum DNA encoding:
- a CDS encoding FadR/GntR family transcriptional regulator, with the translated sequence MQQVEHRTSRKSFASHVADALRGQIEAGFYAPGDKLPTEPALIERFGYSRTVIREAIAALRADGLVESRQGAGVFVIGPKPADEGLKLFTDETSKISDIIEELELRIGIEVEAAGLAAARSSPAQEAEILAQVDKFAELAAQGKPTDEADFQFHMAIAAATNNARFKAFLEHVGRRMIPRVKFKTVMGGVDPLPSRDQPILEEHREIADAILARDPDKAREAMRRHLVTGIKRYRALTVRRTTGEDNSGR